A single region of the Accipiter gentilis chromosome 6, bAccGen1.1, whole genome shotgun sequence genome encodes:
- the LOC126039775 gene encoding C-C motif chemokine 5-like, which translates to MNASAVCLSIILVGLLFSQASPAPIGADTTVCCFSYTLRKLPQSHVKDYFYTSSKCSQPAVVFITRKDREVCANPDARWVKEYVNTLELQ; encoded by the exons ATGAACGCCTCTGCAGTGTGCCTCTCCATCATCCTTGTTGGTCTCCTCTTTTCTCAGGCCTCTCCTGCTCCAA TTGGGGCTGACACAACTGTGTGCTGCTTCAGCTACACCTTACGAAAGCTGCCCCAGAGTCACGTGAAGGATTATTTCTACACTAGCAGCAAGTGCTCACAGCCAGCAGTTGT GTTCATCACCAGGAAGGACCGTGAGGTCTGTGCTAACCCTGATGCCAGGTGGGTGAAGGAATATGTGAACACCCTGGAGCTGCAGTGA
- the LOC126039776 gene encoding C-C motif chemokine 4-like: MKVSAAVFALLLIAASCSQTFSGPAGSDFRICCFSYTHHKLPQRLILRYYSTSTTCTLPAIVFITKKGRQVCANPSDTWVQNYLQNLKQN; the protein is encoded by the exons ATGAAGGTCTCTGCAGCTGTTTTTGCTCTTCTCCTcattgcagcctcttgctcccaAACTTTCTCTGGCCCAG CTGGATCCGACTTCCGAATCTGCTGCTTCTCTTACACACACCACAAACTCCCGCAGAGGCTCATCCTGCGTTATTACAGCACCAGCACCACTTGCACCCTGCCAGCCATCGT ATTCATCACAAAGAAAGGGCGCCAGGTCTGTGCCAATCCCAGTGACACCTGGGTTCAAAATTACCTGCAAAATTTGAAGCAGAACTGA
- the LOC126039773 gene encoding C-C motif chemokine 4 homolog, whose protein sequence is MKVFVAALTILIAALCYQTSAAPIGSDPPTSCCFTYTSRQLPRSFVVEYYETNSQCPQPAVVFITKKGRQVCANPEQDWVQEYMSDLELN, encoded by the exons ATGAAGGTTTTTGTGGCTGCCCTCACCATTCTCATCGCTGCTCTCTGCTACCAGACCTCTGCTGCACCGA TTGGCTCCGACCCACCGACCTCCTGCTGCTTCACCTACACCTCCCGGCAGCTGCCACGCAGCTTCGTGGTGGAGTACTATGAGACCAACAGCCAGTGCCCCCAGCCAGCCGTCGT GTTTATCACGAAGAAGGGCCGCCAAGTCTGCGCCAACCCTGAGCAGGACTGGGTCCAGGAGTACATGAGCGATCTGGAGCTGAACTAA